In the genome of Xyrauchen texanus isolate HMW12.3.18 chromosome 33, RBS_HiC_50CHRs, whole genome shotgun sequence, one region contains:
- the LOC127626989 gene encoding carbonic anhydrase 4-like encodes MIVLLVTCLAAILCPTAHSSDSTVEWCYHEPACNFTTWPKIVSDFCNGSSQSPIDIVTANVQANSSLTSFNFTGFGDNATFLTIINSGESVVVKLDDSTMMVNGGGLPGMYNSVQFHLHWGNGSSAPGSEHTVDGKRFPVELHIVNVHSKYNRSVSSAIASNDSSALAVLGFFIEGTNDTSNSKSWETLTSYLSNITNAGNATTDIMNKITMDSLLGNVDRTKYYRYKGSLTTPSCNEVVIWTVFKDTIKVSHELINLFSKTVYFKKTSPPIQITNNFRGVQSMNGRVVTSQVAETVTSTGPSSAAATTFCIITALLFSSSTWL; translated from the exons atGATTGTCTTGCTGGTAACATGCCTTGCTGCCATTCTGTGCCCCACTGCTCACAGTTCAGACTCCACAGTGG AATGGTGCTATCACGAGCCAGCCTGTA ATTTTACCACGTGGCCCAAAATTGTCTCTGACTTCTGCAATGGATCATCACAATCTCCCATTGATATTGTGACTGCAAATGTTCAGGCAAATTCCAGTCTCACCTCATTCAACTTTACTGGTTTTGGTGACAATGCAACCTTCTTGACAATTATAAACAGTGGCGAATCTG TGGTGGTCAAACTGGATGATAGTACAATGATGGTGAATGGAGGTGGTCTTCCTGGTATGTACAACTCTGTACAATTCCATCTCCACTGGGGTAATGGCAGCTCTGCACCTGGCTCTGAGCACACCGTGGATGGCAAACGATTCCCAGTGGAG CTGCACATTGTGAATGTTCATTCAAAGTACAACAGGAGTGTCTCTTCGGCAATAGCTTCTAATGACTCATCAGCATTGGCTGTTCTTGGTTTCTTCATTGAG GGAACCAATGACACAAGTAACTCAAAAAGCTGGGAAACCCTAACATCTTATTTGTCAAACATCACCAACGCAG GTAATGCAACAACAGACATCATGAATAAAATTACAATGGACAGTCTGCTTGGAAATGTGGACAGGACAAAATATTACCGTTACAAAGGCTCCCTTACCACACCCAGCTGTAATGAAGTTGTGATCTGGACTGTGTTTAAAGACACCATCAAAGTCAGTCATGAGTTG ATCAATCTCTTTAGTAAAACTGTCTATTTCAAGAAAACAAGCCCACCAATTCAGATTACAAACAACTTCAGAGGTGTTCAGTCTATGAATGGCAGAGTTGTGACATCACAGGTGGCAGAAACTGTGACCTCTACAGGACCTTCATCAGCAGCCGCAACTACTTTCTGTATTATCACAGCACTTCTCTTCTCCAGTTCAACCTGGCTGTAA